From Lujinxingia vulgaris:
CCATGGGCAGCCACATCGCCCACCAGGTCGCCAAGCTCATGACCCAGCGACGCCTCCAGGTCGTCGACAGCAACGTGCTGGTGATGGGGCTGACCTTCAAAGAGAACTGCCCCGATCTTCGCAACACCCGCGTCATCGACATCATCCGCGAGCTGGAGACCTACCACGCTCGCGTGCACGTCTACGATCCCTGGGTCGACGCCGAAGAAGCCCGCCACGAGTACGGCATCGACCCCATCCAGGAGCCGAAGCCGGGCCACTACGACGCCATCATCCTGGCCGTGGCGCACGATGAGTTCCGCGAGATGGGCGCCGATAACATCCGCGCCCTCGGCAAAGACGGCGCTGTGGTCTACGACATCAAATATGTCCTTCCCACCGGCGACTCCGACGCTCGGCTCTAATTCTTAATCCTTCTCACTTCCTCGACCCGACGAGCTCTCTATGAAGATCCTGGTCACCGGCGCTGCCGGATTCATCGGCTCCCACCTCGCCACGCGCCTGCTCGCGCGCGGCGACTCTGTGGTCGGCGTCGACAACATCAACGACTACTACGACCCCAACCTCAAGCTGGCGCGGCTGGAGCGGTTACAGACCAACCCGAACTTCAGCTTCGAGAAGTTGGAGCTGGCCGACCGCGAGGGCGTCGCCGCCCTCTTTAAGGCCCACGACTTCGATCGCGTCGTGCACCTGGCCGCCCAGGCCGGCGTGCGCTACTCGCTGGAGAACCCTCACGCCTACATCGACGCCAACATCGTGGCGTTCACCAACATCCTCGAGGGCTGCCGCCATCAGGAAACGCCGCACCTGGTCTACGCCTCATCGAGCTCGGTCTACGGCGCCAACACCTCCCTGCCCTTCTCGATCCACGATAATATCGACCACCCGGTCAGCCTCTACGCCGCCACCAAGAAAGCCAACGAGCTGATGGCGCATACCTACAGCCACCTCTACGGGCTGCCGACCACCGGGCTGCGCTTCTTTACGGTCTACGGCCCCTGGGGCCGCCCCGACATGGCGCTCTTTCTCTTTACCGACGCCATCCTCAAGGGCCGCCCCATCAAGGTCTTCAACAACGGG
This genomic window contains:
- a CDS encoding NAD-dependent epimerase → MKILVTGAAGFIGSHLATRLLARGDSVVGVDNINDYYDPNLKLARLERLQTNPNFSFEKLELADREGVAALFKAHDFDRVVHLAAQAGVRYSLENPHAYIDANIVAFTNILEGCRHQETPHLVYASSSSVYGANTSLPFSIHDNIDHPVSLYAATKKANELMAHTYSHLYGLPTTGLRFFTVYGPWGRPDMALFLFTDAILKGRPIKVFNNGDMQRDFTYIDDIIEGVVRVTDRVAEPNASWSGDEPDPGTSAAPYRIYNIGNNNPVQLMDMIGALEDCLGQEAQKEFLPMQPGDVQATYADVDDLINDVGFKPDTPIEEGIASFVTWYREYYGR